GGCCGACACCGCGTCACCGATCACGCGATCGGCGGCCGGGGTGATGGTCGACTTATCCCAGTCGAAGAACACCAGATATTCGCTCTGAACCGCGGCGACGGCGGCCGGAGCCGGAGCGGCAGCGGCCGGCGGGCACGGATAGCTGCCCTGATGGATGACATAGCCGCCGCCGGAGGTGCGGGCGGCGACGCCTTCCTTGACCTGACCGTTCCAGCCGAGGACCGGGTTGCACCACTGGGTGCCCTTGCCGACCAGGCTCGCGTCCTGGGCATTGGCGGCAGCCGTCAGGCCGAAAGCGACGATGGCGGCCGGAATGGCAGCCAGACCCGCGCGAACAATAGTCTTCATTGTCTTCACTCCCTTCCAGAACCCTTCCCCATCAGAGTGCCTGCGGGGGATGAACCTATCAATCGAAGCATCCGCCCATGTTCAAGCGCGGCGACGACCTTCCCAACATGTGGTGCCGGATTATGTTCCAGCACCTCAGCCGATTGGCCGAACCGTACCTGTTCTTGGACCTATGCTCCACTTCCATAGCAGCTTTTCCGGTAGGTTTCCGCCAAATCCGTGTAGCGGTGGCCGATAACCGGAAAAACCGCGAGATCGCGTTCCGTCAGCTCGCGAACCGGTCTAGCAGGGCTGCCGGCCCACAAGAATCCGGACGTCACCCGTTTTCCAGGGGTCACCAGAGCACCGGCGGCGACCATCGCCCGCGACTCGACATGGGCCCCATCCAGGATGCAGGCCTTCATGCCGATGAAGCAGCCGTCTTCCAGCGTGCAGGCGTGCAGCATCGCCATATGGCCGACGGTGATGTCGTCACCGATGTAGGTGCCCTGCCCTTCAGCGGCCACGTGGATCACGGTGCCGTCCTGAATGTTGGTGCGAGCGCCGATTCGGATCTCGTTGATGTCTCCACGCACGGTGCAGCCGTACCAGATGCTGCTGTTCGCCCCGATCACGACATCACCGATCACCGCCGCCGTTTCCGCGATGAACGCGGTCGGGTCGATGGTGGGCAGAATGCCGTTGAAGGCGCGGACAAGGCCGGTCATCAGGTCGTACCGAAATCGTGCATGACGGGCCGGATTGAAGCACCGTAAGGCTTGAGGCACCACCTGATTTCGCATTGACAGGGCAAAGCAAATCCCGATTGGTGCCTCCGTGCAACAGTGCGGAAAGCGGGCCACAACGCTGTCACAGCCCGCTTGCGGAGTTGTTACGGGAAAAGCGGCGCCTGATCGATGCCGGTCGT
Above is a genomic segment from Azospirillum humicireducens containing:
- a CDS encoding OmpA family protein gives rise to the protein MKTIVRAGLAAIPAAIVAFGLTAAANAQDASLVGKGTQWCNPVLGWNGQVKEGVAARTSGGGYVIHQGSYPCPPAAAAPAPAAVAAVQSEYLVFFDWDKSTITPAADRVIGDAVSAILKNGGAKIHVVGHTDTSGSPAYNQKLSLRRADAVKKALVAKGIQAANITTEGKGESQLLVQTGPNVREPSNRRAQILPRLLNAPSS
- a CDS encoding gamma carbonic anhydrase family protein — its product is MTGLVRAFNGILPTIDPTAFIAETAAVIGDVVIGANSSIWYGCTVRGDINEIRIGARTNIQDGTVIHVAAEGQGTYIGDDITVGHMAMLHACTLEDGCFIGMKACILDGAHVESRAMVAAGALVTPGKRVTSGFLWAGSPARPVRELTERDLAVFPVIGHRYTDLAETYRKSCYGSGA